The following coding sequences are from one Lycium ferocissimum isolate CSIRO_LF1 chromosome 3, AGI_CSIRO_Lferr_CH_V1, whole genome shotgun sequence window:
- the LOC132049851 gene encoding protein NUCLEOLAR COMPLEX ASSOCIATED 4 isoform X2 — MASSMVSKKQKKKKDKYSLSDLKTLGHQLLSSRAHVNNLPLLLSFITTSTRPQYALESLLSLQSFFTPLLPELPSSSLSSSLSSESQGDPEFIYRTWVRSKFDDFVQSLMEIAICSQSDEALREVVLDTLMEFVKVGNGGKFHSSIYHRLLHSIVYSSLEVDDILLDLLASKYFKYIDIRYFTYISFEKLSRSIGANDIADNKKESLDTTDVKQPESSLDLSVHKLYHLLSRIPPLEGSDDKSEYNMWNAAGIFTGKGNDKGHTGKQCKDESTNIKVLSPANIAKKMKLKFTKAWISFLRLPLSVDVYKEVLVNLHQIVIPYLSNPLMLCDFLTRSYDIGGVVSVMALSSLFVLMTQHGLEYPNFYEKLYALLEPSIFMAKHRAKFFQLLDSCLKSPLLPAYLAAAFCKKLSWLSLAIPPSGALVIVALIHNLLRRHPSINCLVHQEDANETTEDITGAERGTDGSTEDSNASKEISSVKPGIDPFDDKQKDPLKTNAMRSSLWEVDTLRHHYCPPVSRFVLSLETDLTVRAKTTEVAVKDFSSGSYATIFGDEIRRRVKQVPLAFYTATPTMLFPESDFLGWTFKLKDEDNTGVLDNTSKENGHISAKRSRVESS; from the exons ATGGCTTCTTCAATGGTGTCGAAGaagcaaaagaagaagaaagataaataCTCATTGTCGGACCTCAAAACCCTAGGTCACCAGCTACTTTCTTCAAGAGCACACGTAAACAACCTTCCTCTTCTCCTTTCATTCATCACCACATCTACTCGTCCACAATATGCATTGGAATCTCTCCTTTCTCTTCAATCGTTTTTCACTCCCTTGCTTCCCGAACTACCTTCTTCTTCCCTATCGTCTTCATTGAGTTCTGAATCACAAGGTGATCCCGAGTTTATTTATCGAACGTGGGTTCGTTCGAAGTTTGACGACTTTGTGCAATCCCTAATGGAGATTGCTATCTGTTCGCAATCCGATGAAGCACTTAGA GAAGTTGTGTTGGACACGTTGATGGAGTTTGTGAAAGTTGGAAATGGTGGGAAGTTTCATTCTTCTATTTACCACAGGCTTCTTCATAGTATT GTTTATTCCTCTCTTGAAGTAGATGATATTTTGCTTGATTTGCTCGCATCAAAGTATTTTAAGTACATTGATATCCG ATATTTTACATATATCAGCTTCGAAAAGCTTTCCCGAAGTATAGGAGCCAATGATATCGCAG ACAATAAAAAGGAGAGCCTAGACACCACTGATGTGAAACAGCCAGAATCAAG CTTGGACCTCTCAGTTCACAAGTTATATCATCTACTATCTCGTATCCCTCCCCTGGAAGGTTCAGATGACAAGTCAGAATATAATATGTGGAACGCTGCAG GTATATTTACTGGAAAAGGAAATGACAAAGGACACACCGGAAAGCAGTGCAAGGATGAATCAACTAATATCAAG GTTTTATCTCCAGCCAACATCGCAAAAAAGATGAAACTGAAATTTACTAAAGCCTGGATATCATTCCTTAGACTACCACTTTCTGTTGATGTTTACAAAGAG GTTTTGGTGAACCTTCATCAAATTGTTATTCCCTATCTGTCTAATCCTCTCATGTTGTG TGATTTCCTAACACGGTCATATGATATTGGTGGGGTAGTCAGTGTGATGGCTCTTAGCAGTTTGTTTGTTCTCATGACACAACATGGTCTTGAATACCCCAATTTCTATGAAAAGCTCTATGCTCTACTGGAACCTTCTATTTTTATGGCAAAACATAGGGCTAAGTTCTTCCAG CTGCTTGATTCGTGCCTGAAATCACCACTTCTTCCTGCATATTTGGCGGCTGCTTTCTGTAAAAAACTCAGTTGGCTATCGCTCGCCATCCCTCCTTCAGGAGCATTGGTCATTGTTGCTCTAATTCATAATCTCTTGAGGAGACATCCTTCAATAAATTGCTTGGTGCACCAG GAGGATGCTAATGAGACTACTGAAGACATTACAGGAGCAGAGAGGGGGACTGATGGTAGCACTGAAGACTCCAATGCCAGCAAAGAAATATCGAGCGTCAAGCCTGGCattgatccttttgatgacaAGCAGAAGGATCCTTTGAAGACTAATGCAATGA GGAGCTCTCTGTGGGAGGTTGACACACTCCGTCATCACTACTGCCCGCCGGTGTCAAG ATTTGTTTTGTCCCTTGAGACTGATTTGACAGTCAGAGCTAAAACTACTGAAGTAGCCGTCAAAGATTTCAGTTCTGGTTCATATGCAACGATTTTTGGTGATGAG ATTAGGAGGAGAGTTAAACAGGTTCCCCTTGCGTTCTACACAGCAACTCCAACTATGTTATTTCCGGAGTCGGATTTTCTAGGTTGGACTTTCAAATTGAAGGATGAGGATAATACTGGAGTGCTGGATAACACGTCAAAAGAAAATGGTCATATTTCTGCAAAGCGAAGTCGAGTGGAGAGctcatga
- the LOC132049851 gene encoding protein NUCLEOLAR COMPLEX ASSOCIATED 4 isoform X3 — translation MFPSQTQLCYANLQLRSSNSESKQQKKLTMASSMVSKKQKKKKDKYSLSDLKTLGHQLLSSRAHVNNLPLLLSFITTSTRPQYALESLLSLQSFFTPLLPELPSSSLSSSLSSESQGDPEFIYRTWVRSKFDDFVQSLMEIAICSQSDEALRVYSSLEVDDILLDLLASKYFKYIDIRYFTYISFEKLSRSIGANDIADNKKESLDTTDVKQPESSLDLSVHKLYHLLSRIPPLEGSDDKSEYNMWNAAGIFTGKGNDKGHTGKQCKDESTNIKVLSPANIAKKMKLKFTKAWISFLRLPLSVDVYKEVLVNLHQIVIPYLSNPLMLCDFLTRSYDIGGVVSVMALSSLFVLMTQHGLEYPNFYEKLYALLEPSIFMAKHRAKFFQLLDSCLKSPLLPAYLAAAFCKKLSWLSLAIPPSGALVIVALIHNLLRRHPSINCLVHQEDANETTEDITGAERGTDGSTEDSNASKEISSVKPGIDPFDDKQKDPLKTNAMRSSLWEVDTLRHHYCPPVSRFVLSLETDLTVRAKTTEVAVKDFSSGSYATIFGDEIRRRVKQVPLAFYTATPTMLFPESDFLGWTFKLKDEDNTGVLDNTSKENGHISAKRSRVESS, via the exons ATGTTTCCTTCCCAAACTCAACTTTGTTATGCTAATTTGCAGTTAAGAAGTTCGAATTCAGAATCAAAGCAGCAGAAGAAGTTAACAATGGCTTCTTCAATGGTGTCGAAGaagcaaaagaagaagaaagataaataCTCATTGTCGGACCTCAAAACCCTAGGTCACCAGCTACTTTCTTCAAGAGCACACGTAAACAACCTTCCTCTTCTCCTTTCATTCATCACCACATCTACTCGTCCACAATATGCATTGGAATCTCTCCTTTCTCTTCAATCGTTTTTCACTCCCTTGCTTCCCGAACTACCTTCTTCTTCCCTATCGTCTTCATTGAGTTCTGAATCACAAGGTGATCCCGAGTTTATTTATCGAACGTGGGTTCGTTCGAAGTTTGACGACTTTGTGCAATCCCTAATGGAGATTGCTATCTGTTCGCAATCCGATGAAGCACTTAGA GTTTATTCCTCTCTTGAAGTAGATGATATTTTGCTTGATTTGCTCGCATCAAAGTATTTTAAGTACATTGATATCCG ATATTTTACATATATCAGCTTCGAAAAGCTTTCCCGAAGTATAGGAGCCAATGATATCGCAG ACAATAAAAAGGAGAGCCTAGACACCACTGATGTGAAACAGCCAGAATCAAG CTTGGACCTCTCAGTTCACAAGTTATATCATCTACTATCTCGTATCCCTCCCCTGGAAGGTTCAGATGACAAGTCAGAATATAATATGTGGAACGCTGCAG GTATATTTACTGGAAAAGGAAATGACAAAGGACACACCGGAAAGCAGTGCAAGGATGAATCAACTAATATCAAG GTTTTATCTCCAGCCAACATCGCAAAAAAGATGAAACTGAAATTTACTAAAGCCTGGATATCATTCCTTAGACTACCACTTTCTGTTGATGTTTACAAAGAG GTTTTGGTGAACCTTCATCAAATTGTTATTCCCTATCTGTCTAATCCTCTCATGTTGTG TGATTTCCTAACACGGTCATATGATATTGGTGGGGTAGTCAGTGTGATGGCTCTTAGCAGTTTGTTTGTTCTCATGACACAACATGGTCTTGAATACCCCAATTTCTATGAAAAGCTCTATGCTCTACTGGAACCTTCTATTTTTATGGCAAAACATAGGGCTAAGTTCTTCCAG CTGCTTGATTCGTGCCTGAAATCACCACTTCTTCCTGCATATTTGGCGGCTGCTTTCTGTAAAAAACTCAGTTGGCTATCGCTCGCCATCCCTCCTTCAGGAGCATTGGTCATTGTTGCTCTAATTCATAATCTCTTGAGGAGACATCCTTCAATAAATTGCTTGGTGCACCAG GAGGATGCTAATGAGACTACTGAAGACATTACAGGAGCAGAGAGGGGGACTGATGGTAGCACTGAAGACTCCAATGCCAGCAAAGAAATATCGAGCGTCAAGCCTGGCattgatccttttgatgacaAGCAGAAGGATCCTTTGAAGACTAATGCAATGA GGAGCTCTCTGTGGGAGGTTGACACACTCCGTCATCACTACTGCCCGCCGGTGTCAAG ATTTGTTTTGTCCCTTGAGACTGATTTGACAGTCAGAGCTAAAACTACTGAAGTAGCCGTCAAAGATTTCAGTTCTGGTTCATATGCAACGATTTTTGGTGATGAG ATTAGGAGGAGAGTTAAACAGGTTCCCCTTGCGTTCTACACAGCAACTCCAACTATGTTATTTCCGGAGTCGGATTTTCTAGGTTGGACTTTCAAATTGAAGGATGAGGATAATACTGGAGTGCTGGATAACACGTCAAAAGAAAATGGTCATATTTCTGCAAAGCGAAGTCGAGTGGAGAGctcatga
- the LOC132049851 gene encoding protein NUCLEOLAR COMPLEX ASSOCIATED 4 isoform X1, whose protein sequence is MFPSQTQLCYANLQLRSSNSESKQQKKLTMASSMVSKKQKKKKDKYSLSDLKTLGHQLLSSRAHVNNLPLLLSFITTSTRPQYALESLLSLQSFFTPLLPELPSSSLSSSLSSESQGDPEFIYRTWVRSKFDDFVQSLMEIAICSQSDEALREVVLDTLMEFVKVGNGGKFHSSIYHRLLHSIVYSSLEVDDILLDLLASKYFKYIDIRYFTYISFEKLSRSIGANDIADNKKESLDTTDVKQPESSLDLSVHKLYHLLSRIPPLEGSDDKSEYNMWNAAGIFTGKGNDKGHTGKQCKDESTNIKVLSPANIAKKMKLKFTKAWISFLRLPLSVDVYKEVLVNLHQIVIPYLSNPLMLCDFLTRSYDIGGVVSVMALSSLFVLMTQHGLEYPNFYEKLYALLEPSIFMAKHRAKFFQLLDSCLKSPLLPAYLAAAFCKKLSWLSLAIPPSGALVIVALIHNLLRRHPSINCLVHQEDANETTEDITGAERGTDGSTEDSNASKEISSVKPGIDPFDDKQKDPLKTNAMRSSLWEVDTLRHHYCPPVSRFVLSLETDLTVRAKTTEVAVKDFSSGSYATIFGDEIRRRVKQVPLAFYTATPTMLFPESDFLGWTFKLKDEDNTGVLDNTSKENGHISAKRSRVESS, encoded by the exons ATGTTTCCTTCCCAAACTCAACTTTGTTATGCTAATTTGCAGTTAAGAAGTTCGAATTCAGAATCAAAGCAGCAGAAGAAGTTAACAATGGCTTCTTCAATGGTGTCGAAGaagcaaaagaagaagaaagataaataCTCATTGTCGGACCTCAAAACCCTAGGTCACCAGCTACTTTCTTCAAGAGCACACGTAAACAACCTTCCTCTTCTCCTTTCATTCATCACCACATCTACTCGTCCACAATATGCATTGGAATCTCTCCTTTCTCTTCAATCGTTTTTCACTCCCTTGCTTCCCGAACTACCTTCTTCTTCCCTATCGTCTTCATTGAGTTCTGAATCACAAGGTGATCCCGAGTTTATTTATCGAACGTGGGTTCGTTCGAAGTTTGACGACTTTGTGCAATCCCTAATGGAGATTGCTATCTGTTCGCAATCCGATGAAGCACTTAGA GAAGTTGTGTTGGACACGTTGATGGAGTTTGTGAAAGTTGGAAATGGTGGGAAGTTTCATTCTTCTATTTACCACAGGCTTCTTCATAGTATT GTTTATTCCTCTCTTGAAGTAGATGATATTTTGCTTGATTTGCTCGCATCAAAGTATTTTAAGTACATTGATATCCG ATATTTTACATATATCAGCTTCGAAAAGCTTTCCCGAAGTATAGGAGCCAATGATATCGCAG ACAATAAAAAGGAGAGCCTAGACACCACTGATGTGAAACAGCCAGAATCAAG CTTGGACCTCTCAGTTCACAAGTTATATCATCTACTATCTCGTATCCCTCCCCTGGAAGGTTCAGATGACAAGTCAGAATATAATATGTGGAACGCTGCAG GTATATTTACTGGAAAAGGAAATGACAAAGGACACACCGGAAAGCAGTGCAAGGATGAATCAACTAATATCAAG GTTTTATCTCCAGCCAACATCGCAAAAAAGATGAAACTGAAATTTACTAAAGCCTGGATATCATTCCTTAGACTACCACTTTCTGTTGATGTTTACAAAGAG GTTTTGGTGAACCTTCATCAAATTGTTATTCCCTATCTGTCTAATCCTCTCATGTTGTG TGATTTCCTAACACGGTCATATGATATTGGTGGGGTAGTCAGTGTGATGGCTCTTAGCAGTTTGTTTGTTCTCATGACACAACATGGTCTTGAATACCCCAATTTCTATGAAAAGCTCTATGCTCTACTGGAACCTTCTATTTTTATGGCAAAACATAGGGCTAAGTTCTTCCAG CTGCTTGATTCGTGCCTGAAATCACCACTTCTTCCTGCATATTTGGCGGCTGCTTTCTGTAAAAAACTCAGTTGGCTATCGCTCGCCATCCCTCCTTCAGGAGCATTGGTCATTGTTGCTCTAATTCATAATCTCTTGAGGAGACATCCTTCAATAAATTGCTTGGTGCACCAG GAGGATGCTAATGAGACTACTGAAGACATTACAGGAGCAGAGAGGGGGACTGATGGTAGCACTGAAGACTCCAATGCCAGCAAAGAAATATCGAGCGTCAAGCCTGGCattgatccttttgatgacaAGCAGAAGGATCCTTTGAAGACTAATGCAATGA GGAGCTCTCTGTGGGAGGTTGACACACTCCGTCATCACTACTGCCCGCCGGTGTCAAG ATTTGTTTTGTCCCTTGAGACTGATTTGACAGTCAGAGCTAAAACTACTGAAGTAGCCGTCAAAGATTTCAGTTCTGGTTCATATGCAACGATTTTTGGTGATGAG ATTAGGAGGAGAGTTAAACAGGTTCCCCTTGCGTTCTACACAGCAACTCCAACTATGTTATTTCCGGAGTCGGATTTTCTAGGTTGGACTTTCAAATTGAAGGATGAGGATAATACTGGAGTGCTGGATAACACGTCAAAAGAAAATGGTCATATTTCTGCAAAGCGAAGTCGAGTGGAGAGctcatga